The DNA window AAAGGAATTCGCAAAACAATCTCTAAGTCTGGGGCTCCCAAACCCCCGTGTTTCCTACTCTTGTACATAAATTTCCTCTTAGTCACTTCTCGATTGGATCCCCAGATAAATTTAATGCACATCTTACTTATTTTCATTACAGTTGTTCTCGGGGGAGGAAAAATTGCGGCAAGGAAAAGAAGTTTCGaaattatgtgtgtttttacaaTATTAATACGTGTTTTATAATTTGTATCTTTATTTTCCCATTTCataatttccatttttatttcattttctttcttattccaATTTAGTAAACTAGAGTCAGTATTATCAATCCATATACCCAAAATTTTAATCTCCCTACAAAGAGAGATCATCATTTTAGGTTGTCTGGTCGGATGTCCAAGCCACACCCCTTCAGTTTTGTCTTGGTTCAGTTTGGCACCTGATGCCTGTTCGTAGTGGTGTAATATCTCCATAACTGAAGACAGCTCGTTTTGGTTTCTAATTATCACCGTCACGTCATCTGCATACGCCAAAGCTGCGATTTTAAGGGATTTATCAAGGACGTATCCCTTGATCCGTTTATCATCATTTATCCTTTTCAATAAGGGATTAATTGCAAGGACATATAACGCAGCACTCAAAGGACATCCTTGTTTAACCCCGCACTCAGCACTAAAAGGGGATGAGAGCTTTCCATTTACCTTAACTTGCACTAGGGACTTTTTATAAATCAATTGGATAATAGAAATAAATTGGTCCGGAAAATTATAAGCTTTCATTACTTTCCATAAATAAGAGTGGGAAACAGAATCAAAAGCCCTCTTTTGATCTAATCCTAAAATGCAGAGTTCTGAATCCTTTCCATTATAAATAATTTCTCTTAACATACTTAAATTATCCCACATCAATCGTCCCTTAATTGCGcatgtttgttctttttcaatGATAATATCTAATACATCCTCTAGTCTGGACATAATTATTTTAGCAAAAATCTTATAATCTACATTCATTATTGTCAGTTGCCTATAATTGTTAATGTCTTCTCTATCACCTTTCTTATATAATAAACACATAACTCCTTCATAAAACGATTTACCCATTGTTTCTCTTTCTATTCCTTCATTAAAGTACTGAGTTAACAATTCAGACAGTTCTTCACTCACAGTTTTGTAAAATTCAGAGGGGAGTCCATCCAGACCAGGTGTTTTATCGGTACTAAGTTGGTTAATTACTGACTCCACTTCCTCTCTTTTAATTTTTCCAATCAAAGTTTCATAAATGACAGAATCTAATGGTTCAACTTCACTCAAAAAATTGTTAATAGCGTCGCTGTTTGTAACTATGGATGAAAACATTTCCGAACAATAATCTCTAATCACTTGTCTTTTCCCCTCTTCTTTAAAAACTGACTTTCCATGTTTATCCTTAATTGAGACAATAAAGTCATTCCGACTTTTCTTTTGATTATTAAGAATCATATAATCACTGTTCCCGTGAAAGTCAGTACGTCGCAacatattaaataaaacttcTCTGTTGACTCGATCAATGTCCTCTTTAAGAGACATCATTtgattttcctcctcctcttccttctccttcttatttcttaaatatatatatctacTCACATCTTCGTTATATTTTACATTCTTTGCATGATTTATTTCTCTcgctttaaatttaaaaaattgacACATACGTCGTTTAAGAAGCTCCCAAAGTTCCGAGGAAGAAGTAGTAAAAATCTTAAGATCTAATATTTTCCTAATTTCGGATTTAACTTCAGACACAAGCAACTCGTCTGCTAACAAGGATGTGTTCAATTTCCAATAGTTCAAAAATTCATGGGGACAACACGACACTGTTGCCATAACCACCATATGATCAGAAAAGTCTGTTAAAAGAGTGTCATATTTCAGACCTTGAACATTATGTGATATGTAGAATCTATCAATCCTTGTTTTAGTAAACGAATCGAATCTAGTGTAGTGGACGGTATGTGGATGCAAGTGCCTGTATAAATCACGAAGTGCTGCTTCCTTACAGACTTTAACCAACAATTTGCTTTCCCGCAGTTCTCTAAATACAACCTTGGATATTCTGTCAGTTGCTTCAGTAACAATGTTAAAATCTCCACACAGAATTATATTAAAACCAATCTCTAATAAATACTTAAGTTTTTTCAACAATTGTATCTTTTTCGTTCGTTCGGGTGCATTATAAACATTAATAATACGCAACCTTTGCCCGTAATAACAGCAATCAACAAGGAGGAGTCGTCCCGGTATTATGTCTCTTCTTTTGATTATATTCACCGcatcttttttaaagaaaatacccACTCCGTCAGAGCTGTCTTCCCCTATCGATATTATTGAATGGGCAGTGTtccacattttatttaattcacaaACATCTACGTGTGTCTTTAATCTCATCTCTTGAAGGCACAAAATATCATAATCAAGTCTTTTTAAGAAATCAACCTTCCTTTTCCTGCTCTTATCTGATTGGAGACCTCTGacattaaatgtaattattttgaTGTTACTCATAGGTTGACTAAAGGAGAGACCATCTCAGAAATATTACTCACGGAGGACTTGGTCTATTATCCTTCCGTTTATCTCTTCCAGAGCTAGAAGCAGAAACGCTCCTTTTTCTGCTTCCTCTCCTATCCTCGTTGACGAGCTCGTTGAGGGCCGGGTGACTTCCACTAAAGATGATCTTCCGTTTTACTTTCGTTTCCCCGGGCAGCGAAGCAAGAGCCAGAGATGCTGCCTCTGAGAGAGGGAAGGATCCATGGTCCTCGCTATCTCCGTCGTCCTCAGGTGTCTGCTCGCTGTCGATTTCTTCGTCATCACTATCGCTTTCATTCTCGCCATCCGATGTCTCTATGATTAGGTTACCATCTAGCTCTTTATCACTCTCGTCGCTTGACTGAGACAGTGGAGAGGGTAACTCATTTTGTACAGGGCTAGACTGGTTATCCTGTTCATCCACTTGTGGATTGTCCAATACAGGCGAAACTGGGAGTGACAGTGGGGTAGTTGTCGGAGGAGGGTGGGGAGGAGTAGAGGGAGGGGGCTCTCTCACCTGGTCATTCACAGGGGGATCCAAGACTTGGGAAGGATCCACCAAAGAAGGGAAATCCATGGTGGAAGAGGGTCGAGGTTGTTGGGAAGATTTAAGTATATTCACAAAAGACTTGGGGCATTTAAAGAAAGTGTGCCCTTTCGCACCACAGAGGGAGCACTCACTTTCGTTTTGGCAGATTTTAGCCTTGTGGCCCAGCTCACCACATTTCCAACATTTGACAGTGGGGCATTCTCTCGCCTGGTGGTCTGGACCTTGGCAGATGAAACACCTCACCGATTGGCCCGGATAAATAATCCTGCCATTGTAGGGGCCCAACGAGATGGAATTAGGGATGGAGATTATATGTCCAGCTTCATCTCTACGCATCCGAACTTTGTATTTTCGGACTCCATACCAGAATCCGAATTTATCCACTGGCTTGACTGGGGGTTGAAGAATCTCGCAATACCTTTTAAGATATAGCTCGATATCTTGGTCTGGAATCCTTCCAGTCCAGAACTTAACAACAAGAGTCACTACCTCTACCTGGACAGAAGACTCCACTTGCCAGTCTTTCCATTTCGGATGTGATGCGTTGGAAAGAGAGATCTCTAAGAAGCGACGTAAGGGTGCCTCTTCAGTGAAACACAGCTCAAAATCCCGTTTACTGGGGAGAGCAATGAAGGAGTATATGTCCTGCACATTCAGCCATGATGTTTGCAATATCAGCTCTTCAGCAACATAATCACGGGTCGGGGGGTCCCCGTCTCCGATGTACTTGAGTCTCACCCATAAATTGCTGAAGTTTGAAGCAAACGATAATGGGGCATACGGGGGCATGATTACATAACTAATAACCAATTACTCCGGTCTTTCCGCGCCCACTCATTTTTACAGGTTCTTTTCTTCGTAGTATCGAGACTAAGAGAAAATGTGGCCCGATCAGCTCAAAGCCTCGCTTATATTTCCGCAGAGCGCGCGCAGCTTCGTCACGCACCAATCGCAGAGAGACTTGCGGCAGCGCGCAACATCAATGCACTTTTCTCCAATGAGCAGCACACACCGAGGCGGGCGGTGCTCCACGTGGAGCCCGTCACCAATCACGAGCCGGAGCGGCACCGCGTCACAGCCAGTCACACAGTATAAGAGCAGCGAGTCTCCTCTGTTCGCTACATTTTCTGCTCGTATCACAGGGAAAGAAAAGAGACGAAGAATGGCAAGAACCAAGCAGACTGCTCGCAAGTCTACTGGCGGCAAAGCCCCCAGGAAGCAGCTAGCCACCAAGGCTGCTCGTAAGAGCGCCCCGGCCACCGGAGGCGTCAAGAAGCCCCACCGTTATAGGCCTGGTACCGTGGCTCTGCGCGAGATCCGCCGTTATCAGAAATCCACCGAACTGCTGATCCGCAAGCTGCCCTTCCAGCGCCTGGTCCGCGAGATCGCTCAAGACTTCAAGACCGACCTGCGCTTCCAGAGCTCTGCTGTCATGGCTCTGCAGGAGGCAAGCGAGGCTTACCTGGTCGGACTCTTCGAGGACACCAACCTGTGCGCCATCCACGCCAAAAGGGTCACCATCATGCCCAAAGACATCCAGCTGGCTCGCCGCATCCGCGGAGAGAGAGCTTAAGCTGCACGCTCTCCTACCAACAACGGCTCTTTTCAGAGCCACCTCACTCACACCAAGAGCTCGGTCCAGTAGTAGTAGCAGCTCATACTCGCACTTCAATCTTCATGCTCTTTCTATTCTAGAAACTACAGTTGGCAATTCACTAACTTCCattacaaaacttttttttaagcattaatTGTTGTATGCTGTTGTAATGGCTCTCTCCTTTAATTGTTCACGTATTATTTTCCAAAGCTCATCACATTTCAGTGCTTTGTACTAGACAATATGATAGGCCAAGTGCTCTGAAGTACAAAGCATAGACTCCTATTCGatagttagaagttagcagggagttaacTCGCTAGcttctaaatacaatatagcatgtcctgactgcggggttttggaaacaaattaaaacgtacagctctgttatcacttccagcataaatgaagacaggaaaactaaacagcagtgacgtttgtagggttactgaagtttggctagctggtatataatgatgtgctatgtgaccgctagcgacacagctatgttagcataatataaacaagctaactttttttccactcgataaaagttaacgtgagtgttctcggtggtcaggaacaaatgtaatcgcatggcaggatgctgtaaaaggaccaaacttcagccaggagaacaactgagataatccatccacaatacgaggttagtcattcatatactgctgcatgggctgggctgtagttacatcctaaggttttaaaaactgagcttaaataaatgattagcggtaataaaagccgagggaggtcaacagggatcactgactgttttaggagctttttgagattaaatagaagaaaatacataacattaaacatgttaacaacacccggaagtaggattcgtcatgTCATCACTGAACGACCGGATATATATTCCTTGTTGATTGCTGTTATTACGGGCAAAGGTTGCGTATTATTAATGTTTATAATGCACCCGAACGAACGAAAAAGATACAATTGTTGAAAAAATTGAAGTATTTATTAGAGATTGGTTTTAA is part of the Maylandia zebra isolate NMK-2024a linkage group LG3, Mzebra_GT3a, whole genome shotgun sequence genome and encodes:
- the LOC101477255 gene encoding histone H3 yields the protein MARTKQTARKSTGGKAPRKQLATKAARKSAPATGGVKKPHRYRPGTVALREIRRYQKSTELLIRKLPFQRLVREIAQDFKTDLRFQSSAVMALQEASEAYLVGLFEDTNLCAIHAKRVTIMPKDIQLARRIRGERA